In the genome of Neisseria animaloris, one region contains:
- a CDS encoding exodeoxyribonuclease III, translating to MLKIISANVNGIRSAYKKGFHEYIAASGADIVCVQELKAQEPDLSDDMKNPHGMHGVWHCAEKRGYSGVAVYSKQRPDNVQIGMGIEEFDSEGRFVRADFGKLSVISLYLPSGTSAPERQELKYRFLDAFYPMLAEMKAEGRDIVVCGDWNIAHQNIDLKNWKGNQKNSGFLPEERAWIGKVIAELGWVDMWRKLYPEVPGYTWWSNRGQAYANDVGWRIDYHMVTPDLAAKAVEAHVYKEEKFSDHAPLVVAYDYSF from the coding sequence ATGTTGAAAATCATCTCAGCCAACGTTAACGGCATCCGCTCCGCCTATAAAAAAGGCTTTCACGAATACATCGCTGCGTCGGGTGCCGACATTGTGTGCGTGCAGGAATTGAAAGCCCAAGAGCCGGATTTGTCGGACGATATGAAAAATCCGCACGGTATGCACGGCGTATGGCATTGCGCCGAAAAACGCGGTTACAGCGGCGTGGCGGTGTACAGCAAGCAACGCCCCGACAATGTGCAAATCGGCATGGGCATTGAAGAATTCGACAGCGAGGGCCGTTTCGTGCGTGCTGATTTCGGTAAATTGAGCGTGATTTCGCTTTATCTGCCCAGCGGTACCAGTGCGCCCGAACGCCAAGAGTTGAAATACCGTTTTTTAGACGCGTTTTACCCCATGCTGGCGGAAATGAAAGCGGAAGGCCGCGATATCGTAGTGTGCGGCGATTGGAATATCGCCCATCAAAACATTGATTTGAAAAACTGGAAGGGCAATCAGAAAAACTCGGGCTTTTTGCCCGAAGAACGCGCGTGGATAGGCAAAGTGATTGCCGAATTGGGCTGGGTGGACATGTGGCGTAAGCTGTATCCCGAAGTGCCCGGCTACACTTGGTGGAGCAACCGCGGGCAGGCGTATGCGAACGATGTGGGGTGGCGTATCGACTACCACATGGTTACGCCCGATCTGGCGGCCAAAGCGGTGGAGGCGCATGTGTATAAAGAAGAAAAATTTTCAGACCATGCGCCGTTGGTGGTGGCGTACGATTATTCATTTTAA
- the mnmC gene encoding FAD-dependent 5-carboxymethylaminomethyl-2-thiouridine(34) oxidoreductase MnmC, giving the protein MNYLAWNHPPALSCLADAVRSHAKPLYLIVCMPDRRIPEFRPSENELCEFRQTPCAEESALWQAIAGKLGCIQFNGANVLENILPGVHLWLMPSENSARLGEHFPQPVQWQTESVPQLPPQPLKPWFRPSEHRAAPNRAVIVGAGIAGAATARALAEHGLPVTVLEAAEPANAASGNRQGLLYAKISPHNTEQTELLLCGYGYTRRLLATLLPDRESWGGNGVLYLNHNAEETRRNQALAAHSHHAHLYRPVDADEAAQIAGIETAQSGLYWPQGVWLNPPAFVRALLDHPLIELHTRTPVLAAEHDGNKWQVRTPERTFSGSHLIYCTGARSPQAADPNVSALPYRLVRGQTDLAAAVPYSEQLRCALSGASYISPTWQGLHCYGATFVQHDTGTDWRESDRQTNRANLHELNAQLAAQLLWQSSPTSLWRNSQSSLSNGLDGSDQQHRPSETRSDGPTPQGHAALRCDSPDHLPIVGALGNIAAMQNVYAKLALDKNYRLNAPCPYLPNAYINTAHGSRGLATAPICAAAVAADILGLPNPLSQRIRHALAPNRTVIRAIVRQQPLLGKAV; this is encoded by the coding sequence ATGAATTATCTTGCTTGGAACCACCCGCCCGCGCTTAGCTGTTTGGCCGATGCCGTCCGCAGCCATGCCAAACCGCTGTATCTGATCGTGTGCATGCCCGACCGCCGCATCCCCGAATTCAGACCGTCTGAAAACGAGCTTTGCGAGTTTCGCCAAACCCCATGCGCGGAAGAAAGCGCGCTGTGGCAAGCCATAGCGGGCAAACTCGGCTGCATCCAATTCAACGGAGCCAACGTGCTGGAAAACATCCTGCCCGGCGTGCATTTATGGCTGATGCCGTCTGAAAACTCCGCGCGGCTGGGCGAGCATTTTCCGCAACCCGTGCAATGGCAGACCGAATCCGTGCCGCAACTGCCGCCGCAACCGCTCAAACCGTGGTTCAGGCCGTCTGAACACCGCGCCGCACCCAATCGTGCCGTTATCGTCGGCGCGGGCATTGCCGGTGCTGCCACCGCCCGCGCGCTGGCGGAACACGGCCTGCCCGTTACCGTGCTGGAAGCCGCCGAACCCGCCAACGCCGCGTCCGGCAACCGCCAAGGGCTGCTGTATGCCAAGATTTCGCCGCACAACACCGAGCAGACCGAACTGCTGCTGTGCGGCTACGGCTACACCCGCCGCCTGCTCGCAACCCTGCTGCCCGACCGCGAAAGCTGGGGCGGAAACGGCGTGCTCTATCTCAACCACAATGCCGAAGAAACCCGCCGCAATCAGGCTTTGGCCGCGCACAGCCATCATGCCCACCTTTACCGCCCCGTCGATGCCGACGAAGCCGCGCAGATTGCCGGCATCGAAACCGCACAAAGCGGCCTGTATTGGCCGCAAGGCGTGTGGCTGAACCCGCCCGCGTTCGTCCGCGCCCTGCTCGACCATCCGCTGATCGAACTGCACACCCGCACGCCGGTGCTTGCCGCCGAACACGACGGCAACAAGTGGCAAGTCCGCACGCCCGAACGCACCTTCAGCGGCAGCCATTTGATTTACTGCACCGGCGCGCGCAGCCCGCAAGCCGCCGACCCCAACGTATCCGCCCTGCCTTACCGCTTGGTGCGCGGACAAACCGACCTTGCCGCCGCCGTGCCGTATTCCGAACAACTGCGCTGCGCCCTTTCCGGCGCCAGCTACATCAGCCCCACATGGCAAGGCTTGCACTGCTACGGCGCAACCTTCGTCCAGCACGACACCGGCACCGACTGGCGCGAAAGCGACCGCCAAACCAACCGCGCCAACCTGCACGAGTTAAACGCACAACTGGCCGCGCAACTGCTTTGGCAAAGCTCACCAACTTCGCTTTGGCGAAACTCGCAAAGCTCGCTTTCAAACGGCCTTGACGGTTCTGACCAACAGCACAGGCCGTCTGAAACCCGTTCAGACGGCCCCACCCCGCAAGGCCACGCCGCCCTGCGCTGCGACAGCCCCGACCACCTGCCCATCGTCGGCGCACTCGGCAACATCGCCGCCATGCAAAACGTGTATGCCAAACTCGCCCTCGACAAAAACTACCGCCTCAACGCCCCCTGCCCCTACCTGCCGAACGCCTACATCAACACCGCCCACGGCAGCCGCGGGCTGGCCACCGCCCCGATTTGCGCCGCCGCCGTCGCCGCCGACATCCTCGGCCTGCCCAACCCGCTGTCGCAAAGAATCCGCCACGCCCTCGCCCCCAACCGCACCGTTATCCGTGCCATCGTGCGGCAGCAGCCGTTGTTGGGAAAGGCCGTCTGA
- the rfaE1 gene encoding D-glycero-beta-D-manno-heptose-7-phosphate kinase: protein MDIPMVLNTDIQQLQSRLAQARVLVVGDVMLDRYWFGDVSRISPEAPVPIAKIASTDQRAGGAANVARNIASLGGKAALLSVTGNDEAADALEKLMQQDGVASYLMRDKEISTTVKLRVVARNQQLIRLDFEEMPHREILDSVKEQYRALLPEYDVVVLSDYGKGGLLHVASMIEWARLAGKPVLIDPKGDDYEKYAGATLLTPNRAELKEVVGSWRDEAELTEKAQNLRRHLELEALLLTRSEEGMTLFRSSQIDHQPTRAQEVYDVSGAGDTVIASMGLSMAAGFGLPEAMHIANTAAGVVVAKLGTAVCSFDELSAALKEQQAV from the coding sequence ATGGATATTCCTATGGTACTCAACACCGATATACAACAATTACAATCGCGTTTGGCACAAGCGCGCGTTTTAGTGGTGGGCGACGTGATGCTCGACCGTTACTGGTTCGGCGACGTTTCCCGCATTTCTCCCGAAGCCCCCGTGCCGATTGCCAAGATCGCCAGTACCGACCAACGCGCGGGCGGTGCCGCCAACGTTGCCCGCAACATCGCCTCGTTGGGCGGCAAAGCGGCGTTACTGTCGGTTACCGGCAACGATGAAGCCGCCGATGCGCTGGAAAAATTGATGCAGCAAGACGGCGTGGCTTCGTATCTGATGCGCGACAAAGAAATTTCCACCACCGTCAAACTGCGCGTCGTCGCCCGCAACCAGCAGCTTATCCGCCTCGATTTTGAAGAAATGCCGCACCGCGAGATTCTCGATTCGGTCAAAGAACAATACCGCGCCTTGCTGCCGGAATACGATGTCGTGGTGCTGTCCGACTACGGCAAAGGTGGCCTGCTGCACGTTGCTTCCATGATCGAATGGGCGCGCTTGGCAGGCAAGCCCGTATTGATCGACCCGAAAGGCGACGACTACGAAAAATACGCCGGAGCCACCCTGCTTACGCCCAACCGCGCCGAACTGAAAGAAGTGGTGGGCAGTTGGCGCGATGAAGCGGAATTGACCGAAAAAGCCCAAAACCTGCGCCGCCATTTGGAATTGGAAGCCCTGCTGCTGACCCGCAGCGAAGAGGGCATGACGCTGTTTCGCAGCAGCCAAATCGACCACCAGCCCACCCGCGCCCAAGAGGTGTACGACGTATCCGGCGCAGGCGACACTGTGATTGCCAGCATGGGTTTGAGTATGGCCGCCGGTTTCGGCCTGCCCGAAGCCATGCACATTGCCAACACCGCCGCCGGTGTGGTGGTGGCGAAACTGGGTACGGCGGTGTGTTCGTTTGACGAACTCAGCGCGGCTTTGAAGGAACAACAGGCCGTCTGA
- a CDS encoding type II toxin-antitoxin system RelB/DinJ family antitoxin, with protein sequence MAANALVSVRINEDVKNQASAVLAGAGLTISDVIRMTLTKIATEQRFSFDYQPNAETARVLTAMQNGTETLHRADSVEALMERLNESDRVQ encoded by the coding sequence ATGGCTGCCAATGCACTTGTGAGCGTACGCATCAACGAAGATGTGAAAAACCAAGCCAGCGCAGTATTGGCCGGTGCGGGTTTGACCATCTCCGACGTCATCCGCATGACGCTGACCAAAATCGCCACCGAGCAACGCTTCAGCTTCGACTACCAACCCAACGCCGAAACCGCACGCGTTTTAACTGCCATGCAAAACGGCACGGAAACCCTGCATCGCGCCGACAGTGTGGAAGCATTGATGGAACGGCTGAATGAAAGCGATCGAGTTCAGTAA
- a CDS encoding DUF1737 domain-containing protein → MKVYRMLTGPDDAVFCRRVTEALQQGWDLYGNPVMTYTPDGVQVGQAVVKELEGAYDPDKPLRDY, encoded by the coding sequence ATGAAAGTTTACCGCATGCTCACCGGCCCTGATGATGCCGTGTTCTGCCGCCGCGTAACCGAAGCTCTGCAACAAGGTTGGGATTTATACGGCAACCCCGTCATGACCTACACGCCCGACGGCGTGCAGGTGGGGCAGGCCGTAGTGAAAGAATTGGAAGGCGCTTACGACCCCGATAAACCTTTGCGTGATTACTGA
- a CDS encoding alpha/beta hydrolase, translating into MKPGDLEDLTLLLIRDADEPEMWIDRWAVSYPTVRTVEVSRRQSIRQWQEAVQTAWNSIHGHNVAVVAHGAGVSGWLAWLYLADVNMQKRIRDMMLVSPLQSAFPDDECHTLQRVRCHCKTALVIGRHDDDCPQPWAQQQARLWGVRLLVSPHEGRLNAPLHGWQWGMKLLQEMLLA; encoded by the coding sequence ATGAAACCGGGCGATTTAGAAGATTTAACCCTACTGCTGATACGCGATGCCGATGAGCCGGAAATGTGGATTGACCGCTGGGCGGTCAGCTATCCGACCGTGCGGACGGTTGAAGTGTCGCGCCGGCAAAGTATCCGGCAATGGCAGGAGGCGGTTCAGACGGCATGGAACAGCATACACGGGCACAATGTCGCCGTTGTCGCGCATGGTGCGGGCGTGTCGGGCTGGTTGGCGTGGCTGTATCTGGCCGACGTGAATATGCAGAAGCGTATCCGCGACATGATGCTGGTGTCGCCGCTGCAAAGCGCGTTTCCTGATGACGAATGCCACACTTTGCAACGGGTGCGCTGCCATTGCAAAACGGCTCTGGTTATCGGTCGGCACGACGATGATTGCCCGCAGCCGTGGGCGCAGCAGCAGGCACGGCTTTGGGGCGTGCGGTTGCTGGTGTCGCCTCACGAAGGCCGTCTGAATGCGCCTTTGCACGGCTGGCAGTGGGGGATGAAGCTGTTGCAGGAAATGCTGCTGGCGTGA
- the pyrF gene encoding orotidine-5'-phosphate decarboxylase, with amino-acid sequence MNPLIADFQTESARTPVIVALDFANEHDTLAFVRRLDPSLCRLKIGKELFTATGRSLAEKLINQGFKLFLDLKYHDIPNTVAHACKVAADMGVWMVDMHASGGRRMMEAAAEAVANHAQKPLLIGVTVLTSMEQGDLAEIGLNQPIEELVLRWAKLAQSSGLDGVVCSAHEAAPLRRELGGEFVLVTPGIRLDTAGNSDDQRRIMTPAQALAAGSTYLVMGRPITQAADPVAVLREVNAAANQISV; translated from the coding sequence ATGAATCCATTAATCGCCGACTTCCAAACCGAATCCGCCCGCACGCCCGTGATTGTGGCTTTGGACTTTGCCAACGAACACGACACGCTTGCCTTTGTGCGCCGTCTCGATCCCTCCCTATGCCGTCTGAAAATCGGCAAAGAACTGTTTACCGCCACCGGCCGCAGTTTGGCCGAAAAGCTGATCAATCAAGGCTTCAAACTGTTTCTCGATTTGAAATACCACGACATTCCCAACACCGTAGCCCACGCCTGCAAAGTAGCGGCCGATATGGGCGTGTGGATGGTGGACATGCACGCTTCTGGCGGCCGCCGCATGATGGAAGCCGCCGCCGAAGCCGTGGCCAACCATGCGCAAAAACCGCTGCTGATCGGCGTTACCGTGCTGACCAGCATGGAGCAGGGCGACCTTGCCGAAATCGGCCTCAATCAACCGATAGAAGAATTGGTGTTGCGTTGGGCGAAGCTGGCGCAAAGTTCCGGTTTGGACGGCGTAGTCTGTTCCGCCCATGAAGCCGCACCGCTGCGCCGCGAGTTGGGCGGAGAATTTGTGCTGGTTACGCCCGGCATCCGCTTGGATACCGCCGGCAACAGCGACGACCAACGCCGCATCATGACCCCCGCGCAAGCGTTGGCGGCGGGTTCCACCTATTTGGTGATGGGGCGGCCGATTACGCAGGCAGCCGACCCCGTGGCCGTGTTGCGCGAAGTGAATGCGGCTGCCAATCAGATTTCGGTTTAA